The DNA segment ATATcgagataaatattaattttaacgtaattttttggaaatacacataaaaatgaaatttaattgcaaGGTATATGTTAATGTGATTTATGAGCGTTTTTGTATGTGTGTTACATAGTGGGTGAACAACGCTTTAGTGACCAATCATGAAATGGGCCACCTGCCCTTTGAAGCAGAGATCTCGTCGTACCTGATTGTCGGCAAGAACCGCATTACCGTTGCCGTCGACAATACTCTGCTGCAGACTAGCGTGCCCCAGGGCAAGATCGTGGAAGTGATCACCGACAACGGTACCAAGCACTTGCAGACCTATACCTTCGATTTCTTCAACTATGCCGGTATACACaggtaaaagtttaattaatcaaaacaaagtaaatcaaataaattgcaGATCAATTTTCCATCTTCAACACTTTGtgcttaaaataataatttgcaacacttaatgcaattgtaaatatgtttcatattttaacaattactcctcttttgtttaattattattaaagtcgtacaaataaataataatctttacttctttcaatttatttatttttcttaaattgatctcaaaagttaataaattaaaaacgacGAAAGAATTTTGAATCTCGAATTATTGAAAGCAAGATCAATGtaaaagtacaattaaaatttaacataattataggGCAAAGAGAAAATGCGTGACAGGTGTAATTGCAATGTCCCGTTGTTACGCTATTACGAAGAACCTTTCAAGTTCTCTGAAGCGACGCGCGAATTTCACTCGCCACAAATAGATTTCTATCAAGGGCTTTGAAAAACTAAAGAGAACATTCAGTGCGTTACGCGACTATCGAGGTCATGGGAGACACGATCACGACATTTTTGTTCTttcacgaaaaaaaagtttctatagCATAGAAAAATAGAGATAAACAgtttgattattttgataacatGTGATAATTTGTAAGATAATTAGATACAGCAGTTCCAAATAATTTGGAACAGATTTCAATTGAtatcaaaatacaaataaagtGCAATACAAAAGATTTGTTCGcagaaaaattataacatttttgattaaacatttatagattttatttattttattaattatttggcaatatttttgataatttattattctgcAAAATTATAgtgttgataaaattataaaggaaactttatttattaaataatctttctaATAATCAAAActtaagacaatttttttacatctatcgactttttgtaattttgatatttgaaatCGTGTGTTTATTAAATCAGAATGCTTGGTAATGCtgtttatctttaatttagCATTAATGATTGTccctaattaataaatattaattactttaaaggCCCGTTATGCTGTACACCACACCGCGCGTCTACATCGAGGACATCACAGTGAGGACGAGTCTGGTAGGCGATATGGGAATCGTCAAATACATAATACAGCCGGCTGGTTTGCGCGAAGGGGAGATACCTGTCTGCAGAGTCACATTACACGACGCCGAGCACACCTTAGCCATCAAAGAGCCTGTTTACGGTCTGTCCGGCACTCTGAAGGTCCCACTCGCCAGACTCTGGTGGCCCAGAGGCATGGATCCCAAGCCGGGATATCTATACACTTTGGAAGTATGGAGCCTGATATTCGATCATTAATCGTTTAAGACTTGCAAGCAtctttatatctatttaaaattctaaGTCGGTTTTGAATCgaccaaaagaaaaaaaattatgcgcgCGCTTAActggaatattaattaatataaatcttaaGTTTCTTAAGTTTCTAAGTAATCTTAAGTTTAATTTGCGCCGCCTTTCAGGTGGGATTATCGGTGGCGAACGACACCAAACCGGACATCTATCGATTACCAATTGGCATAAGGACACTCACGTGGACCAACACGAGTCTCCTGTTGAATGATCGACCGGTGTACATGCGTGGTTTCGGTAGACACGAGGACTCGGTTATCAGAGGCCGAGGTTTTGACCTCGTCACCGCTGTCAGAGATCACGAGTTGCTTCAGTGGGTTGGCGCTAATGCCTACAGGACTAGCCATTATCCTTACAGCGATGAGGTCCTTGATATAGCTGACAGGTACCAAATATTATTGTTAGAATTGTATAATACGCTAAAAGATTTCCTTTCTGTTTCTTTATTGAtatcttctatttctttttctcttatatattttattttgttttattttactctatcatttattttaaagattggGTTTTCTCGTCATCGACGAGTGTCCTTCCGTTGATACGGAGAATTATTCGCCGTCGTTACTCTCGCGTCACAAGGACTCGCTGTCGGAACTCATCCGTAGAGATAAGAATCGACCCTCCGTAATTATGTGGTCCTTGGCCAATGAACCAAGAACCCAGCTACCCCAGGCTGAAGAATACTTCAAGCAGATTGCTCATCACACCAAAGCTATCGATTCCACCAGGCCGGTCACCATTGCTATGGCTCGTGGAGTTCaagtaatatcataaataaatatatgaaaaagataaaaatatataacataaataaatgtttaaaaatgaataattattgtgatttaaacatttcaaaaaaatataaaattccccATTAGTGCATTAATAAAGTGAAAGttaatattaatgcaattttttgtttatttaattatgactTAATCTATCTAAGCTTTTTAATCTTTCATCACAATTGTTAACATGAATGCCGATAAAAGGATACTGTAAATTTTAGGAGGACAAAGCTGGTCAGTTTCTCGACGTGATCAGTTTTAATCGGTACAATGCCTGGTATAGCAATCCTGGCAGATTGGATATGATCACTGACAGGGTTCAAGAGGAAGCCGAGGCTTGGCATAGAAAATATAACAAGCCGGTACTTATGTCCGAGTATGGGGCTGATACTATGCCTGGTCTACACgaggtaaaattttattttatattaaaccacg comes from the Solenopsis invicta isolate M01_SB chromosome 14, UNIL_Sinv_3.0, whole genome shotgun sequence genome and includes:
- the LOC105199223 gene encoding beta-glucuronidase isoform X2, producing the protein MAGAIPLFGNLSSDAVTRLAIERGDRCKEGRRGMWHLIFLLIGSAMAGESGPESSPEFSDTTIKIEAPLPYEEAFPTPLPGLLYPRESESREVRSLDGLWDFVVSPEGDALKGYTEAWFNDDLSKVDETIKMPVPSSYNDITTSQHLRDHVGAVWYQRSFFVPNSWRDQRIFVRFGSVHYLAQVWVNNALVTNHEMGHLPFEAEISSYLIVGKNRITVAVDNTLLQTSVPQGKIVEVITDNGTKHLQTYTFDFFNYAGIHRPVMLYTTPRVYIEDITVRTSLVGDMGIVKYIIQPAGLREGEIPVCRVTLHDAEHTLAIKEPVYGLSGTLKVPLARLWWPRGMDPKPGYLYTLEVGLSVANDTKPDIYRLPIGIRTLTWTNTSLLLNDRPVYMRGFGRHEDSVIRGRGFDLVTAVRDHELLQWVGANAYRTSHYPYSDEVLDIADRLGFLVIDECPSVDTENYSPSLLSRHKDSLSELIRRDKNRPSVIMWSLANEPRTQLPQAEEYFKQIAHHTKAIDSTRPVTIAMARGVQEDKAGQFLDVISFNRYNAWYSNPGRLDMITDRVQEEAEAWHRKYNKPVLMSEYGADTMPGLHELPEYVWSEEYQKELFSRHFEAFDRLRHEGFFIGEFIWNFADFRTAQTFIRVGGNKKGIFTRDRQPKMAAHHVRRRYHALAIELDGAQTPEDVEDYISSHYSQHLEL
- the LOC105199223 gene encoding beta-glucuronidase isoform X3, whose translation is MWHLIFLLIGSAMAGESGPESSPEFSDTTIKIEAPLPYEEAFPTPLPGLLYPRESESREVRSLDGLWDFVVSPEGDALKGYTEAWFNDDLSKVDETIKMPVPSSYNDITTSQHLRDHVGAVWYQRSFFVPNSWRDQRIFVRFGSVHYLAQVWVNNALVTNHEMGHLPFEAEISSYLIVGKNRITVAVDNTLLQTSVPQGKIVEVITDNGTKHLQTYTFDFFNYAGIHRPVMLYTTPRVYIEDITVRTSLVGDMGIVKYIIQPAGLREGEIPVCRVTLHDAEHTLAIKEPVYGLSGTLKVPLARLWWPRGMDPKPGYLYTLEVGLSVANDTKPDIYRLPIGIRTLTWTNTSLLLNDRPVYMRGFGRHEDSVIRGRGFDLVTAVRDHELLQWVGANAYRTSHYPYSDEVLDIADRLGFLVIDECPSVDTENYSPSLLSRHKDSLSELIRRDKNRPSVIMWSLANEPRTQLPQAEEYFKQIAHHTKAIDSTRPVTIAMARGVQEDKAGQFLDVISFNRYNAWYSNPGRLDMITDRVQEEAEAWHRKYNKPVLMSEYGADTMPGLHELPEYVWSEEYQKELFSRHFEAFDRLRHEGFFIGEFIWNFADFRTAQTFIRVGGNKKGIFTRDRQPKMAAHHVRRRYHALAIELDGAQTPEDVEDYISSHYSQHLEL
- the LOC105199223 gene encoding beta-glucuronidase isoform X1 codes for the protein MLRVTNFYSDSTIQQILLILYRRGYARCISRLRSAVATSRFGRIVNEGRRGMWHLIFLLIGSAMAGESGPESSPEFSDTTIKIEAPLPYEEAFPTPLPGLLYPRESESREVRSLDGLWDFVVSPEGDALKGYTEAWFNDDLSKVDETIKMPVPSSYNDITTSQHLRDHVGAVWYQRSFFVPNSWRDQRIFVRFGSVHYLAQVWVNNALVTNHEMGHLPFEAEISSYLIVGKNRITVAVDNTLLQTSVPQGKIVEVITDNGTKHLQTYTFDFFNYAGIHRPVMLYTTPRVYIEDITVRTSLVGDMGIVKYIIQPAGLREGEIPVCRVTLHDAEHTLAIKEPVYGLSGTLKVPLARLWWPRGMDPKPGYLYTLEVGLSVANDTKPDIYRLPIGIRTLTWTNTSLLLNDRPVYMRGFGRHEDSVIRGRGFDLVTAVRDHELLQWVGANAYRTSHYPYSDEVLDIADRLGFLVIDECPSVDTENYSPSLLSRHKDSLSELIRRDKNRPSVIMWSLANEPRTQLPQAEEYFKQIAHHTKAIDSTRPVTIAMARGVQEDKAGQFLDVISFNRYNAWYSNPGRLDMITDRVQEEAEAWHRKYNKPVLMSEYGADTMPGLHELPEYVWSEEYQKELFSRHFEAFDRLRHEGFFIGEFIWNFADFRTAQTFIRVGGNKKGIFTRDRQPKMAAHHVRRRYHALAIELDGAQTPEDVEDYISSHYSQHLEL
- the LOC105199223 gene encoding beta-glucuronidase isoform X4; this translates as MPVPSSYNDITTSQHLRDHVGAVWYQRSFFVPNSWRDQRIFVRFGSVHYLAQVWVNNALVTNHEMGHLPFEAEISSYLIVGKNRITVAVDNTLLQTSVPQGKIVEVITDNGTKHLQTYTFDFFNYAGIHRPVMLYTTPRVYIEDITVRTSLVGDMGIVKYIIQPAGLREGEIPVCRVTLHDAEHTLAIKEPVYGLSGTLKVPLARLWWPRGMDPKPGYLYTLEVGLSVANDTKPDIYRLPIGIRTLTWTNTSLLLNDRPVYMRGFGRHEDSVIRGRGFDLVTAVRDHELLQWVGANAYRTSHYPYSDEVLDIADRLGFLVIDECPSVDTENYSPSLLSRHKDSLSELIRRDKNRPSVIMWSLANEPRTQLPQAEEYFKQIAHHTKAIDSTRPVTIAMARGVQEDKAGQFLDVISFNRYNAWYSNPGRLDMITDRVQEEAEAWHRKYNKPVLMSEYGADTMPGLHELPEYVWSEEYQKELFSRHFEAFDRLRHEGFFIGEFIWNFADFRTAQTFIRVGGNKKGIFTRDRQPKMAAHHVRRRYHALAIELDGAQTPEDVEDYISSHYSQHLEL